Proteins co-encoded in one Deltaproteobacteria bacterium genomic window:
- a CDS encoding iron-containing alcohol dehydrogenase family protein translates to MAVFPFEYSNPRVERIVFGRGVVKQLADEVRRLGAERVFVVTSPSIARSYLLDAVRSALGDLCVGVFDTVQPHSPTDSIAVAAKEATDAAADAFVSVGGGSSIDTAKGMAALISEGRPLKDLATHFIPPDKKEVPPMPAPKLPHIAIPTTFSGGEYSYSAGLAEGGHKLILADPKMSPRTVMLDPEAAQTAPPKLLAASGMNALAHCVEAVYSTQTQILSQAYCLAAIGPITTYLPRLVADMNDLEAIGEMQVAATLSSLGVYSAWTGIHHGIVHVIGGRFTVPHANIHALMLPYAMRWNLDGTTDAMARMARVMGVNEPDDLKAAAEAPEVVYRMNVDMGLPLRLRDLEIPRDALPSLAEAALDDISTHNNPKKIHSASQVLECLEMAW, encoded by the coding sequence ATGGCGGTTTTCCCGTTCGAGTACAGCAATCCGCGCGTGGAGCGCATCGTTTTCGGCCGCGGGGTCGTGAAACAATTGGCGGACGAGGTACGGCGCCTGGGCGCGGAACGCGTGTTCGTTGTGACTTCGCCTTCCATCGCCAGATCCTACCTGCTGGACGCGGTCCGGTCGGCATTAGGCGACCTTTGCGTGGGCGTCTTCGATACCGTGCAGCCCCATTCGCCCACGGACTCCATCGCGGTGGCGGCGAAAGAGGCGACGGATGCTGCGGCCGACGCCTTCGTCAGCGTCGGCGGCGGCAGCTCCATCGACACCGCCAAGGGCATGGCCGCGCTCATTTCGGAAGGCCGTCCGCTGAAGGACTTGGCCACTCACTTCATCCCGCCGGACAAGAAGGAAGTGCCGCCCATGCCGGCGCCCAAGCTGCCGCACATCGCCATCCCGACGACCTTTTCCGGCGGCGAGTACAGCTATTCGGCGGGGCTGGCGGAAGGAGGCCACAAGCTCATCCTGGCCGATCCCAAGATGTCGCCGCGGACGGTCATGCTGGACCCGGAGGCGGCGCAGACGGCCCCGCCCAAGCTCCTGGCGGCGTCCGGAATGAACGCGCTGGCGCACTGCGTGGAGGCCGTATACTCGACCCAGACCCAGATTCTGAGCCAAGCCTACTGCCTGGCGGCCATCGGACCCATTACCACCTACCTGCCTCGGCTGGTGGCGGACATGAACGACTTGGAGGCCATCGGCGAAATGCAGGTGGCGGCAACTCTTTCCAGCTTGGGGGTCTACAGCGCCTGGACCGGCATTCACCACGGCATCGTCCATGTGATCGGCGGCCGCTTCACCGTGCCCCACGCCAACATCCACGCCTTGATGCTGCCCTACGCCATGCGCTGGAACCTCGACGGCACCACCGACGCCATGGCGCGCATGGCCCGGGTCATGGGGGTCAACGAGCCCGACGACCTCAAGGCCGCGGCCGAGGCCCCCGAGGTGGTGTACCGTATGAACGTCGACATGGGACTGCCGCTGCGGCTCCGGGACCTGGAGATCCCGCGCGACGCACTGCCGTCGCTGGCCGAGGCGGCCCTGGACGACATCAGCACCCACAACAACCCCAAGAAGATCCACTCGGCGTCGCAGGTGCTGGAGTGCCTGGAGATGGCCTGGTAG
- a CDS encoding EamA family transporter codes for MIDDLTLAILYALAAGIIWGVVPTLIKKGMAESNVTMATLWTQYWSLATLVAATAWRGEFVTLDWLPVLSFTLTGVAACLGKVFLNLGIDSVGASKSVTVKNSSPLVTVLLGWVFLSEHVGWEILVGVVVIVAGVLFLTVSPLEEEGAPNRLVYFMYPLLSSLAFGINPVFKKWGLLAAGVPAFATLINHITSTVLLFTAGPWLGIQAWRQERVPFKSGVLFAIGGVTEALASLCTYHALLLAPAVLVAPIWRISPLITFALSHFTLRALETVTLRDGLAAACIVGGVWVLSHGG; via the coding sequence ATGATCGACGACCTCACCCTGGCCATCCTCTACGCTCTCGCCGCCGGCATCATCTGGGGCGTGGTCCCGACCTTGATCAAAAAGGGCATGGCGGAGTCGAACGTCACCATGGCGACGCTCTGGACCCAGTACTGGTCCCTGGCGACCCTGGTGGCGGCGACGGCTTGGCGCGGGGAGTTCGTGACGCTGGACTGGCTCCCGGTGCTCTCCTTCACGCTCACCGGCGTGGCGGCGTGCCTTGGGAAGGTCTTTCTGAACCTCGGCATCGACAGTGTCGGAGCGTCGAAGTCGGTGACGGTCAAGAACTCCTCGCCGCTCGTCACCGTGCTGCTCGGATGGGTGTTCCTGAGCGAGCACGTGGGCTGGGAAATCCTCGTCGGGGTAGTGGTGATCGTGGCCGGCGTGCTGTTCCTGACGGTCAGTCCGCTCGAAGAAGAGGGCGCTCCCAACCGGCTGGTCTACTTCATGTACCCGCTGTTGTCCTCGTTGGCCTTCGGCATTAATCCGGTCTTCAAGAAATGGGGCTTGCTGGCAGCCGGGGTGCCGGCCTTCGCGACCCTGATCAACCACATAACGTCCACGGTGCTGCTGTTCACGGCCGGCCCCTGGTTGGGCATCCAGGCTTGGCGGCAGGAACGGGTGCCGTTCAAGAGTGGAGTGCTCTTCGCCATTGGCGGCGTCACGGAGGCCCTCGCCTCGCTCTGCACCTACCATGCGCTCCTGCTGGCCCCCGCGGTCCTGGTGGCGCCCATCTGGCGCATCTCCCCGCTCATCACCTTCGCGCTGTCCCACTTCACCCTCAGGGCCCTGGAAACCGTGACGCTGCGGGACGGGCTGGCCGCGGCTTGCATCGTCGGCGGGGTCTGGGTGCTGAGTCACGGGGGTTGA
- the mutL gene encoding DNA mismatch repair endonuclease MutL produces the protein MKIAVLPDNLIDRIAAGEVVERPASVVKELLDNALDAGATEISVLVEGNGTSLIRVSDDGEGVAAEDVSLAFERHSTSKIRDEADLAAIATMGFRGEALPSIASVASVEMVSRPASEEAGCRYRVENGRKGVPTAAGCPVGTTVEVRDLFFHVPARLKFMKAPRTEIKYVTDVVNRTALAHPSVHFRLHHGGKRLADYVATTRLQDRVRQVFGDAGSDLAPFSLNGEHVLCTGFASQAPKSFGNSRYMVSFVNRRFVRDRLLNHAMLKAYDTLLMKGRYPATILYLEIPHAYVDVNVHPAKTEVRFRRQSELYETVLHAVRGGLREAAEGVVPAPPGEARPALPPVGGVNESPLPYHAGKNQPVLPLGPRRALQDAAGLSTPAPPTAAEPGPFASLTVVGQVLGCYILCQGGPGMVLIDQHAAHERIAYQRMHEDLEQGRIERQELLMPQILELPVTEALVLEEHLGTLERAGFTLEPFGRNTFSLRAVPALLAQGDYRDAVRAIVSDLAETGHSAELHRGFQERLMTIACHSVIRANRALEKEEMEALLRELDRTEFATQCPHGRPVMVQFSRGQLERMFRRA, from the coding sequence ATGAAGATCGCGGTGCTGCCCGACAACCTGATCGACCGCATCGCCGCCGGCGAAGTGGTGGAACGGCCGGCGTCCGTGGTGAAGGAACTGTTGGACAACGCCCTTGACGCCGGGGCCACGGAAATCTCCGTGCTCGTGGAAGGCAACGGCACCTCCCTCATCCGGGTGAGCGACGACGGCGAGGGGGTGGCCGCGGAAGACGTTTCCCTGGCCTTCGAGCGCCATTCCACCAGCAAGATCAGGGACGAGGCCGACCTCGCGGCCATCGCCACCATGGGCTTCCGCGGCGAGGCGCTGCCCAGCATCGCCTCGGTGGCCTCGGTGGAGATGGTTTCGCGCCCCGCGTCCGAGGAGGCGGGCTGCCGCTACCGGGTGGAGAACGGCCGCAAGGGCGTTCCCACGGCCGCCGGCTGTCCCGTGGGCACCACGGTCGAGGTGCGCGACCTCTTCTTCCACGTGCCCGCGCGCCTCAAGTTCATGAAGGCGCCGCGCACCGAGATCAAGTACGTGACCGACGTGGTCAACCGCACGGCGCTGGCGCACCCGTCGGTGCACTTCCGCCTGCATCACGGCGGCAAGCGCCTGGCGGACTACGTCGCCACGACGCGTCTCCAGGACCGCGTGCGCCAAGTGTTCGGCGACGCCGGAAGTGATCTGGCCCCGTTCTCGCTGAACGGCGAGCACGTGCTCTGCACCGGTTTCGCCAGCCAGGCGCCCAAATCCTTCGGCAACTCCCGCTACATGGTGAGCTTCGTCAACCGCCGCTTCGTGCGCGACCGGCTGTTGAACCACGCCATGCTCAAGGCCTACGACACGCTGCTCATGAAGGGGCGCTACCCGGCGACGATCCTCTACCTGGAGATCCCCCACGCATACGTGGACGTGAACGTGCACCCGGCCAAGACCGAGGTGCGCTTCCGGCGCCAGTCCGAGCTTTACGAAACCGTGCTGCACGCGGTGCGCGGGGGTTTGAGGGAGGCGGCTGAAGGCGTGGTGCCGGCGCCGCCCGGCGAAGCGCGGCCGGCGCTGCCTCCCGTCGGTGGCGTCAACGAATCGCCGCTACCCTACCACGCGGGCAAGAACCAACCGGTGCTGCCGCTGGGCCCGCGCCGCGCCCTTCAGGACGCGGCCGGACTCTCGACGCCCGCGCCGCCGACGGCCGCGGAGCCCGGCCCCTTTGCGTCGCTGACCGTGGTGGGGCAGGTGCTGGGTTGCTACATCCTGTGCCAGGGCGGCCCGGGAATGGTGCTTATCGACCAGCACGCCGCGCACGAGCGCATCGCCTACCAGCGCATGCACGAGGATCTGGAGCAGGGACGCATCGAACGCCAGGAACTGCTGATGCCGCAGATCCTGGAGTTGCCGGTTACCGAGGCCTTGGTGCTGGAGGAGCACCTGGGCACGCTGGAGCGTGCGGGGTTCACGCTGGAGCCGTTCGGCCGCAACACCTTCTCGCTCAGGGCGGTGCCGGCGCTCCTGGCCCAGGGCGACTACCGCGACGCCGTGCGCGCCATCGTCAGCGACCTCGCCGAGACCGGCCACTCGGCGGAATTGCACCGGGGCTTCCAGGAGCGGCTGATGACCATCGCGTGCCACAGCGTCATCCGCGCCAACCGCGCGCTCGAAAAGGAAGAGATGGAGGCGCTGCTGCGCGAGCTCGACCGCACCGAGTTCGCCACCCAGTGCCCCCACGGCCGCCCGGTCATGGTGCAGTTCAGCCGCGGCCAGTTGGAGCGCATGTTCCGCCGAGCCTGA